One region of Deinococcus aerolatus genomic DNA includes:
- a CDS encoding response regulator yields the protein MSALILIVEDEPQLAEILEAYARQEGYRTERAGDGLSALSAFRAASPDLILLDVMLPGKSGLDVLKTVRADGTTPVILVTARAEETDQIVGLELGADDYVVKPFRPREVMARVKAVLRRATAALDDAEKPLRVGPLEVDPRAVIARVNGQALTLTPAEFRLLSHLAESPGRAFSREELLSAALPDSEALERVVDAHLAGVRRKLDSAGAAGLLRTVRGVGYRLEAGG from the coding sequence ATGAGCGCCCTGATCCTGATTGTGGAGGACGAACCGCAACTGGCCGAGATTCTGGAAGCCTACGCCCGGCAGGAAGGCTACCGCACCGAGCGTGCCGGGGACGGCCTGAGTGCCCTGAGCGCCTTTCGTGCCGCCAGCCCGGACCTGATCCTGCTGGACGTGATGCTGCCGGGCAAGAGCGGACTGGACGTCCTGAAGACCGTGCGGGCAGACGGCACGACGCCGGTGATTCTGGTCACGGCCCGCGCCGAGGAAACCGATCAGATCGTGGGCCTGGAACTGGGGGCAGACGACTACGTGGTTAAGCCGTTTCGGCCCCGGGAGGTGATGGCCCGCGTCAAGGCTGTCCTGCGCCGCGCCACGGCGGCCCTGGACGACGCCGAAAAACCCCTGCGCGTCGGCCCGCTGGAGGTGGACCCCCGCGCCGTGATCGCCCGCGTGAACGGACAGGCGTTGACGTTGACCCCCGCTGAATTCCGGCTGCTCTCGCATCTGGCCGAGTCGCCGGGCCGGGCCTTTAGCCGCGAGGAACTGCTCTCGGCCGCCCTGCCCGACTCTGAGGCGCTGGAGCGGGTGGTGGACGCGCACCTGGCTGGCGTGCGCCGCAAGCTGGATTCGGCCGGCGCGGCGGGCCTGCTGCGCACCGTGCGCGGCGTGGGCTACCGGCTGGAGGCAGGCGGTTGA
- a CDS encoding hemolysin family protein, with the protein MLAYLTPVVIIVVLVLLNGVFVAAEFALVASRRSRLQAMAEQGSAAARGLYDLTGQVTGKDRYIAVAQLGITLASVGLGMYGEPAIAAWLYGPFETWGLSYAAAHTAGFVIALSLITFMHVVFGEMIPKALALQTPEALSVRVHPLMRVFGVVFRPLISLLTALALGLMRLLRIREPGEGALLYTSKELSIVTEESAEGGQLGEQQRDLIQNIFALEERTAEELMTPRRSLEMLPLSATPEEVLGRLAGSPRSRYPVFDGDLDNVVGVLHIKDFIRARTQGRPLALAGLMRPLSSVAASAPAEDLMILFKHGRGHAALVVDEFGGLLGFVTLDDLIEDVMDSGPETEDAWTAVAPDGTFHLNGEVTLSELREDHGLELHSSEATTVAGLLLNAHGTVPPPGTVIHVQGYELSAEATEGLKITRVHLRRLADTPQDATGPGADALGRPAHRDSESGDPKEQ; encoded by the coding sequence ATGCTGGCCTACCTGACGCCTGTCGTTATCATCGTGGTGCTGGTGCTGCTGAACGGGGTGTTCGTCGCTGCCGAGTTCGCGCTGGTGGCCTCCCGCCGCAGCCGCCTGCAGGCGATGGCCGAGCAGGGCAGCGCCGCGGCCAGAGGGCTGTATGACCTGACCGGACAGGTCACCGGCAAGGACCGCTACATCGCCGTGGCGCAGCTGGGCATCACGCTGGCCTCGGTGGGGCTGGGGATGTACGGCGAACCGGCCATCGCGGCGTGGCTCTACGGCCCCTTCGAGACCTGGGGGCTGTCCTACGCCGCGGCACACACGGCGGGTTTTGTCATTGCCCTGAGCCTGATCACGTTCATGCACGTGGTGTTCGGCGAGATGATTCCCAAGGCCCTGGCGCTGCAGACCCCGGAGGCGCTGAGCGTGCGGGTGCATCCGCTGATGCGGGTGTTCGGCGTGGTGTTCCGGCCCCTGATCTCCCTGCTGACGGCGCTGGCGCTGGGCCTGATGCGCCTGCTGCGAATCCGCGAACCCGGCGAGGGGGCGCTGCTGTACACCAGCAAGGAATTGAGCATCGTCACCGAGGAAAGCGCCGAGGGCGGGCAGCTTGGCGAACAGCAGCGCGACCTGATCCAGAACATCTTTGCCCTGGAAGAGCGGACCGCAGAGGAACTGATGACTCCCCGCCGCAGTCTGGAGATGCTGCCGCTGTCGGCCACTCCCGAGGAGGTGCTGGGCCGCCTGGCCGGGTCACCGCGCAGTCGTTACCCGGTTTTTGACGGCGATCTGGACAACGTGGTGGGCGTACTGCACATCAAGGACTTCATCCGGGCGCGGACGCAGGGCCGCCCACTGGCGCTGGCCGGGCTGATGCGCCCGCTGTCCAGCGTGGCGGCCAGTGCCCCCGCCGAGGACCTGATGATCCTGTTCAAGCACGGGCGCGGCCACGCAGCGCTGGTGGTGGATGAATTCGGCGGCCTGCTGGGGTTCGTGACCCTGGACGATCTGATTGAGGACGTGATGGATTCCGGCCCGGAGACGGAAGACGCCTGGACCGCCGTGGCCCCGGACGGCACCTTTCATCTGAACGGCGAGGTCACCCTCAGCGAACTGCGCGAGGACCACGGCCTGGAGTTGCACAGCAGCGAGGCCACCACCGTCGCGGGCCTGCTGCTCAATGCCCACGGCACCGTTCCGCCGCCCGGCACCGTCATTCACGTTCAGGGCTACGAACTCAGCGCCGAGGCCACCGAGGGTCTGAAGATCACCCGGGTTCACCTGCGCCGCCTGGCAGACACGCCGCAGGACGCAACCGGGCCGGGCGCCGACGCCCTGGGGCGCCCAGCCCACAGGGATTCCGAAAGCGGCGACCCCAAGGAGCAATAA
- a CDS encoding hemolysin family protein: MSVVLTLTVILIMVGFNALYVAAEFATVGSRRSRVQAAAEGGNRAAAALMVILSDPKRLDTYVAACQIGITLSSLVAGAFGQARLTPLLLPVLGNVGGPVAATVIVLVFITVLQVVLGELLPKTVALRYPERLAVATLRPLQLSLLLFRPLIAIFNGAAFAAMRAWGLNTDHSHAHVHSPEELEDLYRQSARGGLIDAAERDMVSGVLGVETRVAREIMTPRVRLISVPAALSVREALNRLADTPYTRFPVTGERLDDVVGIVHLRPLFLAAETRPDAPVSDVMVPPLIVAEGLSVPRLWLRLREKGRHSAVVVDEYGNVAGFLTLEDTLEEIFGELQDEFDQEDDPVTVQGRQVSVRGDVLVDTLNGRFGLHLPTDEVDTIGGLLWQGLGRLPVVGDQLTFGTTVLHVETMYRRTVQRVSFTAPHNEDEGQREADR; this comes from the coding sequence ATGAGTGTCGTGCTGACACTGACCGTGATTCTGATTATGGTGGGCTTCAACGCCCTGTACGTGGCCGCCGAATTCGCCACGGTGGGCTCCCGCCGCTCGCGGGTGCAGGCCGCTGCCGAGGGCGGCAACCGCGCCGCCGCCGCCCTGATGGTTATCCTGAGTGACCCGAAACGGCTGGACACCTACGTGGCCGCGTGCCAGATCGGCATTACCCTCAGCAGTCTGGTGGCCGGGGCGTTCGGACAGGCCCGGCTCACACCGTTGCTGCTGCCGGTGCTGGGCAACGTGGGCGGGCCGGTGGCGGCCACCGTGATCGTTCTGGTGTTCATCACCGTCTTGCAGGTGGTGCTGGGCGAGCTACTGCCCAAAACAGTGGCGCTGCGCTATCCAGAACGCCTGGCGGTGGCCACGTTGCGGCCGCTGCAACTCAGCCTGCTGCTGTTCCGTCCGCTGATCGCCATATTCAACGGGGCGGCCTTTGCGGCGATGCGGGCCTGGGGCCTGAACACGGACCACTCTCACGCCCACGTTCACTCCCCGGAGGAACTCGAAGACCTGTACCGCCAGAGCGCGCGCGGCGGCCTGATCGACGCTGCCGAGCGCGACATGGTCTCGGGCGTGCTGGGCGTGGAGACCCGCGTGGCCCGCGAGATCATGACACCCCGCGTGCGCCTGATCAGCGTTCCGGCCGCACTGAGCGTGCGAGAAGCCCTGAACCGGCTGGCCGACACACCCTACACGCGCTTCCCAGTGACCGGCGAACGCCTGGACGACGTGGTGGGCATCGTGCACCTGCGGCCGCTGTTTCTGGCCGCCGAGACCCGCCCCGACGCCCCGGTGTCGGACGTGATGGTGCCGCCCCTAATCGTGGCCGAGGGCCTGAGCGTGCCGCGCCTGTGGCTGCGCCTGCGCGAGAAAGGACGCCACAGCGCCGTCGTGGTTGACGAGTACGGCAATGTGGCGGGCTTTCTGACGCTGGAAGACACGCTTGAAGAGATCTTCGGTGAGCTGCAAGACGAGTTTGATCAGGAAGACGATCCCGTGACCGTTCAGGGCAGGCAGGTCAGCGTGCGCGGCGACGTGCTGGTGGACACCCTGAATGGCCGCTTCGGACTGCACCTGCCCACCGACGAGGTCGACACCATCGGCGGGTTGTTGTGGCAGGGTCTGGGCCGCCTGCCGGTCGTGGGCGACCAGCTGACCTTCGGGACCACGGTCCTGCACGTCGAGACCATGTACCGCCGCACCGTGCAGCGGGTGAGCTTCACGGCGCCCCACAATGAGGATGAAGGCCAGCGGGAGGCAGACCGCTGA
- a CDS encoding SDR family NAD(P)-dependent oxidoreductase: MTPEPAIDSADSRTTAGPVDGRVALVTGASGGIGRATAHALAAAGAQVVVADIEVGAGEDAASAIRAEGGTARFIACDVSEPEQVRALLAQTVAAFGHLDILINNAGVSGGAQRLHEMEVEAWDRVIAVNLRGPFLCARYALPHLMDRRGVMVNVASTYGLIGAPQAPAYCASKGGVVNLTRQLAVDYGPSGVRVNAVCPGYVDTDMGGQRGRLPPQQAAAALARREGNAARQPLGRQAHVDEVARVVVFLASDASSFMTGSIVTVDGGCTSTFNYAQ; this comes from the coding sequence ATGACCCCTGAACCCGCGATTGACTCCGCAGACAGCCGCACAACAGCAGGGCCGGTGGACGGCCGCGTGGCCCTAGTCACCGGGGCGTCGGGTGGCATCGGACGGGCCACGGCCCACGCGCTTGCAGCGGCCGGCGCGCAGGTGGTTGTCGCCGACATTGAGGTGGGTGCGGGCGAAGACGCGGCCAGCGCCATCCGCGCCGAGGGAGGAACGGCCCGGTTCATCGCCTGCGATGTCTCGGAACCCGAACAGGTCCGCGCCCTCCTGGCGCAGACGGTGGCCGCCTTCGGTCATCTGGACATCCTGATCAACAATGCCGGCGTTTCGGGCGGCGCTCAGCGCCTGCACGAGATGGAGGTGGAGGCCTGGGACCGCGTGATTGCGGTGAATCTGCGCGGTCCCTTCCTGTGCGCCCGGTACGCTCTGCCCCACCTGATGGACCGCCGGGGCGTCATGGTCAACGTCGCTTCCACCTACGGCCTGATCGGCGCACCCCAGGCACCTGCGTACTGCGCGTCCAAAGGTGGGGTGGTCAACCTGACCCGGCAACTCGCCGTGGATTACGGCCCCAGCGGCGTCCGTGTAAACGCCGTGTGCCCGGGTTACGTCGACACCGACATGGGCGGCCAGCGGGGCCGGCTGCCGCCCCAACAGGCTGCGGCGGCGCTGGCCCGGCGAGAGGGCAATGCGGCCCGTCAGCCCCTGGGCCGGCAGGCCCACGTGGACGAGGTGGCCCGCGTGGTGGTGTTTCTGGCCTCCGACGCGAGTTCCTTCATGACGGGATCCATCGTCACCGTGGATGGGGGCTGCACCTCCACGTTCAACTACGCCCAGTAA
- a CDS encoding ATP-binding protein codes for MPVLSHQAAAGSAPLSQRLQAVTEALAATHHQSDVLGIVLIPALHALQASAGAVLLADSASVGLELAAAQGYPSDAQNPWREGGLLNGAGPAGDALQRHEPLFFEHPGALLQAYPEWAGRTEGVTAGATAVLPMVLDHRPLGALIVEFNEPHHFTEAEIPFLRTLAAQCAVALGRAELNKTLEARVAARTIELEGERAALDAFVAYKEAVGSESDVLTLVRQAVQVVHANLLHVSVAYYELEDGLWKARVWSEDVSPEVAAEIQAGVPADAPDFSQAAHSRAAVFVDGWEAEVNGLPSTTAYGAVALLPLVVNGQTRSLFAVGTREAHAWVEREKALVRAVARGLSITLERTEITRQLQTQNAELDARAQALQAFAQLTQDMATQSDPYQFVRRAQEVMLSLLTPGYALYYERDGQHWRNRVQVGQVGHADLQAFIDAGPLVGATPTVDVPWTTQRPHYQDDYVRGSDTPAEMVQHVTTAASLPVFRRGAVVGVLVAVLFDARRWTSTDQVVLETVVGSLSLALERAEQAGELQQRTRELERSNAELEQFAHVASHDLQVPIRAVTSFAGIIKRRYQAELDTRGQLYLQQIIDNGEHMKRLVDDLLTLSSVGTRQREHQQVQVETVVDAVVSRLQVENLEARITRTALPAVQADPQQLDQLFQNLISNALKYRRDEVIPQVRVSAGRDGPMWRFAVADNGIGIEAAYFERIFEIFQRLHGRETFEGTGIGLAVCKKIVERHGGHLWLESTPGQGTTFFFTIPMGEHGRT; via the coding sequence ATGCCTGTCCTGTCCCACCAAGCCGCTGCTGGAAGCGCGCCTCTGAGCCAACGTCTGCAGGCCGTCACCGAGGCGCTTGCAGCCACCCACCATCAGAGCGACGTGCTCGGGATTGTCCTGATTCCCGCTTTGCACGCCTTGCAGGCCAGCGCCGGCGCGGTGCTGCTGGCCGACTCCGCCAGCGTGGGCCTGGAACTGGCTGCCGCGCAGGGCTACCCATCAGACGCCCAGAACCCCTGGCGCGAGGGTGGGCTGCTGAACGGGGCTGGCCCGGCCGGGGACGCCCTGCAGCGGCACGAACCGCTGTTCTTTGAACACCCGGGCGCTCTGCTGCAGGCGTACCCAGAATGGGCTGGCCGCACCGAAGGGGTGACGGCAGGTGCGACGGCGGTGCTGCCGATGGTTCTTGATCACCGACCCCTCGGCGCGCTGATTGTGGAGTTCAATGAACCCCATCACTTCACCGAGGCGGAGATTCCCTTTCTCCGCACCCTGGCGGCCCAGTGCGCGGTGGCCCTTGGACGCGCCGAGCTCAACAAGACGCTGGAAGCGCGGGTGGCGGCCCGCACCATTGAACTGGAGGGGGAACGTGCCGCCCTGGACGCCTTCGTTGCCTACAAGGAGGCCGTGGGCAGCGAGAGCGACGTGCTGACGCTGGTCCGGCAGGCTGTCCAGGTGGTGCATGCGAACCTGCTTCATGTCAGCGTCGCGTACTACGAGTTGGAAGACGGTTTGTGGAAGGCGCGGGTCTGGTCTGAAGACGTGTCACCCGAGGTTGCTGCGGAAATCCAGGCGGGCGTTCCAGCAGACGCCCCCGACTTCAGTCAGGCGGCCCACTCCCGCGCCGCCGTCTTCGTGGACGGGTGGGAGGCAGAGGTCAACGGTCTGCCCAGCACCACGGCGTACGGCGCAGTCGCGCTTTTGCCGCTGGTCGTGAACGGCCAGACGCGCAGTCTCTTCGCCGTGGGCACGCGTGAGGCCCATGCCTGGGTCGAGCGCGAGAAGGCCCTGGTGCGCGCCGTGGCGCGTGGGCTGAGCATCACACTCGAGCGCACAGAGATCACGCGTCAATTGCAGACCCAGAATGCTGAACTGGACGCCCGTGCCCAGGCGCTGCAGGCCTTTGCACAGTTGACCCAGGACATGGCCACGCAGAGTGATCCCTATCAGTTTGTCCGGCGGGCGCAGGAGGTGATGCTTTCCCTGCTGACGCCCGGCTACGCGCTGTATTACGAGCGCGACGGCCAGCACTGGCGCAACCGGGTCCAGGTCGGTCAGGTGGGCCACGCTGATCTGCAGGCCTTTATTGATGCGGGGCCGCTGGTGGGGGCCACCCCCACCGTGGACGTGCCCTGGACCACCCAGCGGCCGCATTACCAGGATGACTACGTGCGCGGCAGCGACACTCCCGCGGAGATGGTGCAGCACGTCACCACCGCCGCGTCCTTGCCCGTGTTCCGGCGCGGCGCCGTCGTGGGCGTTCTGGTTGCCGTGCTGTTTGATGCCCGGCGCTGGACATCCACCGACCAGGTTGTGCTGGAAACGGTGGTGGGAAGCCTGAGCCTGGCACTTGAGCGGGCCGAGCAGGCAGGTGAGCTGCAGCAGCGCACCCGTGAGCTTGAGCGCAGCAACGCCGAACTCGAGCAGTTCGCCCACGTCGCCTCACACGACCTGCAAGTTCCAATCCGGGCGGTCACGAGCTTCGCGGGAATCATCAAGCGCCGGTATCAGGCCGAGCTGGATACTCGGGGTCAGCTGTACCTTCAGCAGATCATCGACAACGGGGAACACATGAAGCGCCTGGTCGATGATCTGCTCACCCTCTCCAGCGTCGGCACCAGGCAGCGTGAACATCAGCAGGTGCAGGTGGAAACGGTGGTTGACGCCGTCGTGTCGCGTCTGCAGGTGGAAAACCTCGAGGCCCGGATCACCCGGACGGCACTCCCGGCAGTGCAGGCGGACCCCCAGCAACTGGACCAGTTGTTTCAGAACCTGATTTCCAACGCCCTGAAGTACCGCCGCGATGAGGTCATCCCGCAGGTGCGGGTTTCTGCCGGGCGGGACGGTCCGATGTGGCGTTTCGCGGTGGCCGACAACGGGATCGGCATCGAGGCCGCGTACTTTGAACGGATCTTCGAGATTTTTCAGCGGCTGCATGGACGGGAAACATTCGAGGGGACCGGGATTGGGCTGGCCGTGTGCAAGAAGATCGTGGAGCGGCATGGTGGGCATCTGTGGTTGGAAAGCACGCCAGGCCAGGGAACCACCTTCTTCTTCACCATTCCCATGGGGGAACACGGCCGTACCTGA
- a CDS encoding M42 family metallopeptidase, translating into MTSPDLSSPVLRYLRHLVEVTGPSGSEEDVVARVVEAARPLSDSLRVDAFGNVIAIKNAGQDGARTCLISAHMDEIGFRIAQIERDGFLRLEKVGGLDDRILPAQRVWIRTERGRILGVIGTKSAHLLTDADRSSVTPAHALYVDIGASSAQQAGAMGVVVGDPAGFVGELSELGAGSGRLTAHALDDRAGCAALLALLEGYAAEAPPVNVIAVFSVQEEVGLRGVSALARTIQTDVALALDMTAGDDTPETGAGRLRLGAGPTVKVMDNSLLAHPAVRRGLLAAAQRSDIPVQHELLRGIGTDAGALQYAGSGVPTGAVSVVNRYTHSAVEVLDQRDLERAVALLRSFLEDLPALDLRFIAL; encoded by the coding sequence ATGACCTCACCTGACCTTTCTTCGCCCGTCCTGCGCTACCTGCGTCATCTGGTTGAAGTGACCGGCCCCAGCGGCTCTGAAGAGGACGTGGTAGCCCGCGTCGTGGAGGCGGCCCGTCCCCTGAGCGACTCGCTGCGGGTCGACGCCTTCGGCAACGTCATCGCCATCAAGAATGCTGGCCAGGACGGGGCACGCACCTGCCTGATCTCGGCCCACATGGACGAGATCGGGTTCCGGATCGCCCAGATCGAGCGCGACGGCTTTCTGCGCCTGGAAAAGGTGGGGGGGCTGGATGACCGTATTTTGCCCGCACAGCGCGTGTGGATTCGCACCGAGCGCGGACGAATCCTGGGGGTGATCGGCACCAAGAGTGCGCATCTGCTCACGGACGCCGACCGCAGCAGCGTGACCCCTGCCCACGCCCTGTACGTGGACATCGGGGCGTCCTCGGCGCAGCAGGCCGGGGCCATGGGCGTGGTGGTGGGTGATCCTGCCGGCTTTGTCGGCGAGCTGAGTGAGCTTGGAGCGGGCAGCGGCCGACTGACCGCCCACGCCCTGGACGACCGGGCCGGTTGCGCCGCGCTGCTGGCCCTGCTGGAGGGCTACGCCGCAGAGGCCCCACCGGTGAACGTGATCGCCGTGTTCTCGGTGCAGGAAGAGGTGGGCCTGCGTGGGGTAAGCGCCCTGGCCCGCACCATCCAGACCGATGTGGCCCTCGCGCTGGACATGACGGCGGGAGACGATACGCCGGAGACCGGAGCCGGACGGCTGCGCCTGGGGGCCGGGCCGACGGTCAAGGTGATGGACAACTCGCTGCTGGCCCACCCGGCGGTGCGCCGGGGTCTGCTGGCCGCCGCGCAGCGCAGCGACATCCCGGTGCAACACGAGCTGCTGCGCGGCATCGGCACCGACGCGGGGGCGCTGCAGTACGCCGGAAGCGGCGTTCCCACGGGGGCGGTCTCGGTGGTCAACCGCTACACCCACAGCGCCGTCGAGGTGCTTGATCAGCGCGACCTGGAACGCGCGGTGGCGTTGCTGCGCAGTTTTCTGGAAGACCTGCCCGCGCTTGACCTGCGCTTCATCGCGCTTTGA
- a CDS encoding ScyD/ScyE family protein: protein MAYPPTRQVAPLCVVAVTALLSGCNLVSPPVVHQGTVLAQGLNGPQGVYVTADGTLWITDSGVGGSGTFTSPGGPGSTEPTINRYGETARLVRVSPSGVTTNVATLTSVVGAEGAEGASRVVELSGTLYVTTGHWGADSSIARLPKTASLLRLDGTTTTEVANLWAYEQGNDPDKQGADSHPYGLAAGPDGKLWVTDAGGNDLLRVDPATGAVTLAAVFDNLPNANPGPGIPPSSQAVPTGIAFLNDGAAYVSLLPGFPFTPGSSKVVRVASDGSKTDYATGLSMTTDLKTGPDGNLYAVQLGQFGEQGPTPGTGSVVRIKAGGVKETVLGGLDTPTGLAFNQNGDAFIAVGGAAAPGTGQVRRWDQLTRKTAITPAALAQPQSTRAEP, encoded by the coding sequence ATGGCTTATCCCCCAACACGACAGGTCGCCCCGCTGTGCGTCGTTGCCGTGACGGCGCTCCTGTCAGGCTGTAACCTGGTTTCTCCCCCGGTGGTCCATCAGGGCACCGTGCTGGCCCAGGGACTGAATGGTCCGCAGGGCGTCTACGTGACGGCAGACGGAACACTCTGGATCACCGACTCCGGAGTGGGTGGGTCCGGAACCTTCACCTCGCCCGGTGGGCCCGGCAGCACCGAACCGACGATCAACAGGTACGGCGAGACTGCCCGCCTCGTGAGGGTAAGCCCCAGCGGCGTCACCACCAATGTGGCCACGCTGACATCTGTGGTCGGTGCCGAGGGCGCTGAAGGGGCCAGCCGGGTGGTCGAGCTCAGCGGCACGCTGTATGTCACCACCGGGCACTGGGGGGCCGACTCCAGCATCGCGCGTCTGCCGAAAACTGCCTCTCTCCTGCGGCTCGACGGAACCACCACCACCGAAGTGGCCAATCTCTGGGCATATGAGCAGGGCAATGACCCGGACAAACAGGGCGCGGACTCGCATCCCTATGGACTCGCCGCCGGACCGGACGGCAAGCTCTGGGTCACCGATGCGGGCGGCAATGACCTGTTGCGGGTAGACCCGGCCACCGGCGCGGTCACGCTGGCCGCTGTCTTCGACAACCTTCCCAACGCAAATCCCGGTCCCGGAATCCCTCCGAGCTCCCAGGCGGTCCCGACGGGAATCGCGTTCCTGAACGACGGGGCGGCGTATGTGTCGCTGCTTCCCGGGTTTCCCTTCACCCCGGGTTCAAGCAAGGTGGTGCGGGTGGCCAGCGACGGGAGCAAGACCGACTACGCCACCGGCCTGAGCATGACCACGGACCTCAAGACCGGGCCAGACGGCAACCTGTATGCAGTTCAGCTCGGCCAGTTTGGAGAACAGGGCCCGACGCCGGGGACCGGCTCGGTGGTCCGCATCAAGGCGGGGGGCGTCAAGGAGACCGTGCTGGGCGGACTGGATACCCCCACGGGCTTGGCCTTCAACCAGAACGGAGACGCCTTCATCGCCGTCGGTGGGGCGGCGGCCCCCGGGACAGGCCAGGTGCGGCGCTGGGACCAGCTCACCAGGAAGACGGCCATCACGCCAGCGGCCCTCGCCCAGCCACAGTCCACCCGCGCTGAGCCGTGA
- a CDS encoding sensor histidine kinase translates to MNRTPAPRGRRGPSLALTLLLAMLSVVVLSVGSTYVFSNLAVQGEFRRLPPDVRKYLRAQQEAQRRGEVIVTAPIPQIRTGTPADPYLPPGRSSPDVNGVVRGPDGADTVIEAGARIRSQNDGGGPPRGFTPRSQDFLKNIQRNLLQVGLLAAAASALLAFFLSRRLVRPILAVSAAAAGMARGDLSIRAPVLSGERELADLADNFNAMADNLQTLETERRQAVADIAHELRTPLAIMQARLDALEDGVYTLNPDQVALLSEQTQQLTRLVDDLRTLTLAEAGRLSLRPEALDLGRLTAAVVRDLHDRAGARGVTLHLDMPASIPLHADAGRVRQIAVNLLENALQHASHRVQVTVTREGATALLHVDDDGPGIPETSREAVFTRFMRLDSSRTRGTGGSGLGLAIVQELAHAHGGAATAGQGPLGGARFTVRFPAG, encoded by the coding sequence TTGAACCGAACGCCGGCGCCACGCGGGCGGCGCGGTCCCTCGTTGGCCCTGACGCTGCTGCTGGCCATGCTGTCGGTGGTGGTGCTGTCGGTGGGCAGCACCTACGTGTTTTCCAACCTGGCGGTGCAGGGCGAATTCCGCCGCCTGCCACCCGATGTCCGGAAGTACCTGCGCGCCCAGCAGGAGGCTCAGCGCCGGGGCGAGGTGATCGTGACGGCGCCAATACCGCAGATTCGCACCGGCACGCCCGCCGACCCGTACCTGCCGCCCGGCCGCAGCAGCCCGGACGTGAACGGCGTGGTGCGCGGTCCGGACGGCGCGGACACCGTGATAGAGGCCGGGGCCAGGATCCGGAGTCAGAACGACGGCGGCGGACCGCCCCGGGGGTTCACGCCCCGCAGCCAGGATTTTTTGAAGAATATTCAGCGCAACCTGCTGCAGGTGGGGCTGCTGGCGGCGGCGGCCTCGGCGCTGCTCGCCTTTTTCCTCTCGCGCCGGCTGGTCCGGCCCATCCTGGCGGTCTCGGCGGCGGCGGCGGGCATGGCCCGGGGAGACCTGAGCATCCGTGCCCCGGTGCTGAGCGGCGAGCGTGAACTGGCCGACCTGGCCGATAACTTCAACGCGATGGCCGACAACCTCCAGACGCTGGAAACTGAGCGGCGGCAGGCGGTGGCCGATATTGCCCATGAGCTGCGGACGCCGCTGGCGATTATGCAGGCGCGGCTGGACGCTCTGGAAGACGGGGTGTACACCCTGAATCCCGATCAGGTGGCGCTGCTGAGCGAGCAGACCCAGCAACTCACGCGGCTGGTGGATGACCTGCGGACCCTCACCCTGGCCGAGGCGGGGCGCCTGAGCCTGCGGCCTGAGGCGCTCGACCTGGGCCGGCTGACCGCCGCCGTGGTCCGTGACCTGCATGACCGGGCCGGGGCGCGCGGCGTCACCCTGCATCTGGACATGCCCGCGTCCATTCCGCTGCACGCTGACGCCGGGCGGGTGCGTCAGATTGCGGTGAATCTGCTGGAAAACGCGCTGCAACATGCCAGCCACCGCGTTCAGGTCACGGTCACCCGTGAAGGCGCGACGGCGCTGCTGCACGTGGACGACGATGGCCCCGGCATTCCCGAGACCAGCCGCGAGGCGGTGTTCACGCGCTTTATGCGGCTGGACAGCAGCCGCACACGCGGCACCGGGGGCAGCGGGCTCGGCCTGGCCATCGTGCAGGAGCTGGCGCATGCCCACGGCGGCGCGGCAACAGCCGGGCAAGGGCCACTGGGCGGCGCGCGGTTCACGGTGCGGTTTCCAGCCGGCTAG